In Oryza brachyantha chromosome 2, ObraRS2, whole genome shotgun sequence, a single window of DNA contains:
- the LOC102701613 gene encoding transcription factor IBH1-like 1: protein MASIAAVLPLPTYLALPDSPLSIPSGAMRAPGGSGTAMDFKKSFLKNLLSSLQSCSSSKAAAMTLQERKHAVKSSADIAMAAAARGGTAGSGTRRWPHALLASSSSSSCKMQGKVTRCKSIVRRCCHKRRRGGGSSSGGTSFFARTALGGGSEAARRLVRKRTMVLRRMVPGGELLDETSLLREAMDYVAHLHAQVDVLRRVSRAVQRSNASSVGFAQFKEGTVQISGETDHPC from the exons ATGGCGTCCATCGCTGCTGTGCTGCCTCTGCCAACCTACCTAGCCCTCCCCGATTCTCCTCTCTCGATCCCCAGCGGAGCCATGAGAGCTCCTGGTGGCAGTGGCACCGCCATGGACTTCAAGAAAAGCTTCCTCAAGAACCTCCTCTCGAGCCTCCAATCCTGCAGCTCCAGCAAGGCGGCTGCCATGACCCTGCAGGAGAGGAAGCACGCCGTCAAGTCATCCGCCGacatcgccatggccgccgccgcccgcggcggcACCGCCGGATCGGGAACACGGCGGTGGCCACATGCCCTcttggcgtcgtcgtcgtctagcTCATGCAAGATGCAAGGGAAGGTGACGAGGTGCAAGAGCATCGTGAGGAGGTGCTGCcacaagaggaggagaggtggtggcagcagcagcggtggCACAAGCTTCTTTGCAAGGACGGCATTGGGTGGCGgcagcgaggcggcgaggaggctggTGAGGAAGAGGACCATGGTGCTGAGGAGGATGGtgcccggcggcgagctcctgGACGAGACCTCGCTGCTCCGTGAGGCCATGGATTATGTCGCTCATCTGCACGCCCAGGTCGACGTGCTGCGCCGCGTCTCGAGAGCAGTGCAGAGATCCAATGCATCTTCAG TGGGGTTTGCACAGTTCAAAGAAGGGACGGTTCAGATCTCAGGTGAAACGGACCATCCATGCTAG
- the LOC107303582 gene encoding RING-H2 finger protein ATL56-like, producing the protein MAPPAAGESAAAAADQESARRDGKDTGSGTRRRPRPDCAGAGARLLSLGVQAAVMAAALAVFLLFAAAAAILLLHLVVAARAFRNQHRGGSRYRVPETSPSSPPPYASRTGLSPADLRLLPCFAVSSSSSSQLCAVCLDVACAGERWRALPACGHSFHAACVDRWLARTAACPVCRAAVSVSVG; encoded by the coding sequence atggcgccgcccgccgccggcgagtccgcggccgcggccgccgaccAGGAGAGCGCGCGGAGGGACGGGAAGGATACGGGGAGTGGGacaaggcggcggccgcggcccgattgcgccggcgccggcgcgcggctCCTGTCGCTCGGCGTGCAGGCCGCGGTGatggccgccgcgctcgcggTGTTCCTCCTCTTCGCCGCGGCAGCCGCCATCCTGCTGCTCCACCTCGTCGTCGCGGCGCGGGCATTCCGGAACCAGCACCGCGGGGGCAGCCGGTACCGCGTCCCGGAGACCTCGCcttcgtcgcctccgccgtaCGCCTCCCGCACCGGGCTCTCCCCCGCGGACCTCCGCCTCCTGCCCTGCTTCGCcgtttcctcctcctcgtcgtctcAGCTCTGCGCCGTCTGCCTCGACGTGGCGTGCGCGGGCGAGCGGTGGCGCGCTCTGCCCGCGTGCGGCCACTCGTTCCACGCCGCCTGCGTTGACCGGTGGCTCGCCAGGACGGCCGCCTGCCCCGtctgccgcgccgccgtaTCCGTATCTGTGGGCTGA
- the LOC121053639 gene encoding protein GLUTAMINE DUMPER 4-like, which produces MRPGAEYTMVHGPAASAAGPSSSAVEPAPRSPWQSPVPYLFGGLAAMLGLIALSLLALACSYWKLAGSSSDGGGGGRESRDDGGEKGSAAGGAGQAGRWRDHVVVIMAGDERPTFLATPSSTRAADAAAVGMAVCCSCGASGSSSTEAKTTAECEASTRPAGDGEPQAQSPSEQNSSSHSAVITSSNSTQN; this is translated from the coding sequence ATGAGGCCGGGAGCCGAGTACACCATGGTCCACGgcccggcggcgtcggcggcggggccgaGCTCGAGCGCCGTCGAGCCGGCGCCGCGGTCGCCGTGGCAGTCGCCGGTGCCGTACCTGTTCGGCGGGCTCGCGGCGATGCTGGGGCTCATAGCGCTGTCGCTCCTCGCGCTGGCGTGCTCCTACTGGAAGCTCGCCGGCAGCAGctcggacggcggcggcggcggacgggagAGCCgggacgacggcggggagAAGGGCTCGGCCGCCGGGGGCGCCGGGCAGGCCGGGCGGTGGCGGGACCACGTGGTGGTCATcatggccggcgacgagcggccgACGTTCCTCGCCACCCCGTCGTCGACGCGTGCCGCggacgccgcggcggtcgGCATGGCAGTCTGCTGCAGCTGCGGCGCCTCCGGCTCGTCGTCGACGGAGGcgaagacgacggcggagTGCGAGGCCAGCACGCGgccagccggcgacggcgagccgcaGGCGCAGAGCCCAAGCGAGCAAAATAGCAGTAGTCACAGCGCTGTAATTACTAGCTCTAACTCAACGCAAAATTAA
- the LOC102710270 gene encoding protein CYPRO4-like, with product MGGSHSREDLDLSDSEDDDSVSHASDASSDFATPPPSSAKPSAAAATPASIDAIDRYLRSLHLKYAEPISPGPSPGTAAPAALNAVKLYLHIGGSSPSARWIISDRLAAASLARAGDGDGDADDDAPPTCPWYLVVGSKIRARVGPELQLKTFPEQRRVDFVADGVWAIKFLHADGYPNFYAKYQSCLFENSYGVAATDEGRAKVFGKDFAAWARPEDGDESIWEDATDGFAPSPSRSPMPSRSPLLKPLMEDLREYEEPVEEGGGIQSLALGALDNSFLVSDSGIQVVRNFEHGIHGKGMSVKFSGGSTNFSTPKKALLMRAETNMLLMSPATDGKPHAKGVHQLDIETGKVVSEWKFGKDGADINMRDITNDSKGAQMDPSESTFLGLDDNRLCRWDMRDRHGIVQNLASAAESPVLQWTQGHQFSRGTNFQCFASTGDGSIVVGSLDGKIRLYSKSSMRMAKTAFPGLGSPITHVDVTYDGKWILGTTDTYLILICTIFIDKDGKEKTGFGGRMGNRIAAPRLLKLNPLDAHLAGANNKFREGRFSWVTENGKQERHLVATVGKYSVVWNFLQVKNSHHECYQWQEGLKSCYCYKVIPKDESIVASRFMHEKYAVSDTPEAPLVVATPMKVTSFSISSKR from the exons atgggggGCTCGCACAGCCGGGAGGACCTCGACCTCTCCGACTCCGAGGACGACGACTCCGTCTCCCACGCCTCCGACGCCTCCTCTGACttcgccacgccgccgccgtcctccgccaagcccagcgccgcggcggcgacgccggcctcCATCGACGCGATCGACCGCTACCTCCGCAGCCTCCACCTCAAGTACGCCGAGCCCATCTCCCCCGGCCCTAGCCCCGGCACTGCTGCCCCCGCCGCGCTCAACGCCGTCAAGCTCTACCTCCACATCGGCGGCTCCTCCCCTTCCGCGCGGTGGATCATCTCcgaccgcctcgccgccgcctccctcgcccgcgcgggggacggcgacggcgatgccgacgacgacgcgccgcCCACCTGCCCGTGGTACCTCGTGGTGGGCTCGAAGATCCGGGCCAGGGTCGGGCCGGAGCTGCAGCTCAAGACATTCCCGGAGCAGCGCCGGGTTGATTtcgtcgccgacggcgtcTGGGCGATCAAGTTCCTCCACGCCGACGGCTACCCAAACTTCTATGCCAAGTACCAGAGCTGCCTCTTCGAGAACAGCTACGGCGTTGCGGCCACCGACGAGGGCCGCGCCAAGGTGTTCGGGAAGGATTTCGCGGCGTGGGCGCGCCCGGAGGACGGGGACGAGTCCATCTGGGAGGACGCCACCGATGGATTTGCACCAAGCCCAAGCCGCAGCCCGATGCCGTCGCGCAGCCCATTGCTGAAACCGCTCATGGAGGATTTGAGGGAGTATGAGGAGCCAGTGGAGGAAGGCGGGGGAATACAGAGCCTTGCGCTTGGCGCACTCGATAACAGCTTCTTAGTCAGCGATTCGGGCATCCAGGTGGTGAGGAATTTCGAGCATGGTATACATGGCAAGGGGATGTCAGTGAAGTTCTCTGGTGGGAGCACCAACTTTTCGACACCCAAGAAGGCGCTTCTTATGCGCGCTGAGACAAACATGCTTCTGATGAGCCCCGCAACGGATGGCAAGCCTCATGCCAAGGGTGTCCATCAGCTCGACATTGAGACCGGGAAGGTGGTCTCTGAATGGAAATTTGGAAAAGACGGTGCTGATATTAACATGAGGGATATCACAAATGATTCCAAAGGGGCGCAAATGGACCCATCAGAGTCTACCTTCTTGGGGCTTGATGACAACAGGTTGTGTCGCTGGGATATGCGGGATCGTCATGGGATTGTTCAGAACTTGGCCAGTGCAGCGGAGTCGCCGGTATTGCAATGGACTCAGGGACATCAGTTCTCTAGGGGCACAAACTTTCAGTGCTTTGCGTCAACAGGAGATGGGTCAATTGTGGTTGGTTCACTGGATGGGAAAATCCGCCTGTACTCGAAGAGTTCTATGAGAATGGCAAAGACAGCCTTCCCAGGGCTGGGTTCGCCAATTACTCATGTGGATGTGACGTATGATGGAAAGTGGATACTAGGGACAACAGATACATATTTGATTCTTATATGCACCATTTTCATTGATAAGGACGGAAAGGAGAAGACTGGCTTTGGCGGGAGGATGGGCAACAGAATTGCAGCGCCCAGGTTGCTCAAGTTAAACCCACTCGATGCTCATCTTGCTGGAGCAAATAATAAGTTCCGTGAAGGAAGGTTCTCATGG GTGACGGAGAACGGGAAGCAGGAGAGGCATCTGGTGGCGACGGTGGGGAAGTACAGCGTGGTGTGGAACTTCCTCCAGGTGAAGAACAGCCACCATGAGTGCTACCAGTGGCAGGAGGGGCTCAAGAGCTGCTACTGCTACAAGGTGATCCCCAAGGACGAGTCCATCGTCGCCAGCCGCTTCATGCACGAGAAGTACGCCGTCAGCGACACGCCGGAGGCGCCGCTGGTGGTCGCCACGCCCATGAAGGTCACCTCCTTCAGCATCTCCAGCAAGCGCTAG